One window of Nicotiana tomentosiformis chromosome 11, ASM39032v3, whole genome shotgun sequence genomic DNA carries:
- the LOC104112998 gene encoding conserved oligomeric Golgi complex subunit 4 encodes MSSTAQRGESDDGNTTLSEMDSSSLKFGTSEALEQVRNLTDVGAMTRLLHECIAYQRALDLELDTILSHRTDLDKQLSGLQKSTQVLDIVKADADHLLSNVSSTSLLADQVSAKVRQLDLAQSRVNDTLLRIDAIVHRSNCLDGVRKALDSEDFESAANYVQTFLQLDAKYKDSAASDQRDQLLASKKQLEGVVRRKLAAAVDQRDHSTVLRFIRLYSPLGLEEEGLQVYVAYLKKVIAMRSRLEYEQLVEMMSDQQGPGQNQLNFVSCLTNLFKDIVLAIEENDETLRSLCGEDGIVYAICELQEECDSRGSTIIKKYMEYRKLTKVTSEINSYKSNLLSVGVEGPDPREIEVYLEEILSLTQLGEDYTGYMISKIRGLSSVDPELGPRATKTFRSGNFSKVVQDITGYYVILEGYFMVENVRKAIKIDELVFDSLTTSMVDDVFYVLQSCCRRSISTSNINSVIAVLSSAVSLLGGEFNEALQQKVREPNLGAKLFTGGVAVQKTGTEIATALNNMDVSSEYALKLRHEIEEQCAEVFPAPADRERVKSCLSELNEMSNGFKKALNIGLEQLVATVTPRIRPVLDTAATISYELSESEYADNEVNDPWVQRLLHAVESNVAWLQPLMTANNYDSLVHLVIDFIVKRLEVIMMQKRFSQLGGLQLDRDVRALVSYFSNMTQRTVRDKFARLTQMATILNLEKVSEILDFWGENSGPMTWRLTPAEVRRVLSLRVDFKSEAIAALKL; translated from the exons ATGTCGTCGACGGCGCAGAGAGGAGAATCCGACGATGGCAACACCACCTTGTCTGAAATGGATTCATCTTCCTTGAAATTCGGGACATCGGAGGCGTTGGAGCAGGTGCGTAACCTCACTGACGTTGGAGCCATGACTCGTCTTCTCCACGAGTGCATTGCTTATCAGCGAGCCCTAGATCTAGAACTGGACACAATCCTCTCCCACCGCACTGATCTCGACAAGCAGCTCTCCGGCCTCCAAAAATCCACTCAAGTGCTCGACATTGTTAAAGCCGACGCCGATCACCTCTTATCCAACGTCAGCTCCACTTCTCTCCTAGCCGATCAAGTAAGCGCCAAAGTCCGCCAGCTCGATCTTGCTCAATCGCGCGTCAACGACACGCTCCTTCGCATAGATGCCATTGTTCACCGCTCTAATTGCCTTGACGGCGTCCGCAAGGCGCTTGATTCCGAGGACTTCGAATCTGCCGCCAATTACGTCCAGACTTTCCTCCAACTTGACGCTAAGTACAAGGATTCCGCTGCCTCCGACCAGAGAGACCAGCTCTTGGCCTCCAAGAAGCAGCTTGAAGGGGTTGTTCGCCGGAAGTTGGCTGCCGCAGTGGATCAGCGGGATCATTCGACTGTTTTGCGGTTCATCAGGCTGTATTCGCCGCTGGGATTGGAGGAGGAGGGACTGCAAGTCTACGTGGCCTATTTAAAGAAGGTTATCGCCATGAGATCGCGCCTCGAGTACGAGCAATTGGTGGAAATGATGAGCGATCAGCAGGGGCCAGGTCAGAACCAGCTTAATTTTGTGTCCTGTTTGACTAATTTATTCAAAGATATTGTCTTGGCTATTGAAGAGAATGATGAAACTTTAAGGAGCTTGTGTGGAGAGGATGGCATTGTTTATGCTATATGTGAACTTCAAGAAGAGTGCGATTCTCGCGGTTCCACTATTATAAAGAAGTACATGGAGTATAGGAAACTAACTAAAGTGACTTCTGAGATTAATTCTTATAAGAGTAATTTGTTATCTGTTGGAGTTGAAGGACCGGACCCTCGAGAGATTGAAGTATATTTGGAAGAGATCTTGTCTTTGACTCAGTTGGGTGAGGATTACACTGGGTATATGATATCAAAGATTAGAGGCTTGAGTTCTGTTGATCCCGAATTAGGTCCCCGTGCCACTAAGACTTTTAGGAGTGGTAATTTCAGTAAGGTTGTCCAAGATATAACTGGTTATTATGTGATCTTGGAGGGGTACTTCATGGTTGAGAATGTGAGGAAAGCTATAAAAATTGATGAACTCGTGTTTGATAGTCTCACAACTTCCATGGTCGACGATGTGTTCTATGTTCTGCAGAGTTGTTGTCGGAGGTCCATATCCACTTCGAATATCAACTCCGTGATTGCAGTGTTAAGTAGTGCTGTAAGTCTGTTGGGTGGTGAGTTCAATGAGGCTTTGCAGCAGAAGGTCAGAGAGCCTAATCTTGGAGCAAAGCTGTTCACTGGTGGCGTTGCTGTGCAAAAGACTGGTACGGAGATCGCCACGGCTTTGAATAATATGGATGTGAGCAGTGAGTATGCATTGAAACTACGGCATGAGATTGAAGAACAATGTGCTGAG GTGTTTCCTGCGCCAGCAGATAGAGAGAGGGTCAAATCCTGTTTATCTGAATTGAATGAGATGAGCAATGGTTTTAAGAAGGCCTTGAATATTGGCTTGGAACAATTAGTGGCTACTGTGACACCTCGAATCCGGCCAGTGTTGGATACTGCTGCAACAATCAGCTATGAGCTGTCAGAATCTGAATATGCTGACAACGAGGTAAATGACCCATGGGTTCAAAGGCTTCTCCATGCCGTAGAGAGCAATGTGGCTTGGCTTCAGCCATTAATGACTGCTAACAATTATGACTCTCTTGTGCATCTGGTCATTGACTTTATTGTTAAGCGGCTTGAGGTTATCATGATGCAAAAAAGATTCAGTCAACTTGGAGGTCTTCAGCTTGACAGAGATGTTCGAGCTCTTGTCAGCTACTTCTCCAACATGACCCAGAGGACTGTTAGGGACAAATTTGCTCGTCTAACCCAAATGGCTACAATATTAAACTTGGAGAAGGTCTCTGAGATTCTGGATTTCTGGGGTGAAAACTCAGGACCCATGACCTGGAGACTTACTCCAGCTGAGGTTAGAAGAGTGTTGAGTTTGAGGGTTGACTTCAAatctgaagcaatagcggctcTTAAGTTGTAA